A single window of Flavobacteriales bacterium DNA harbors:
- a CDS encoding sigma-70 family RNA polymerase sigma factor — protein sequence MSKKPIVPDNELIEMYRNSHDVKYIGELFMRYHHLISVICLKHLKNQDDAQDTTMDIFEVLTHDLKKHQVKQFKAWIMTVTKNLCYKRLRKSAHLTVDENMLKDEGAFMEMEAGASLNEIKETQLVRMEQYLEEIPADQSQCLKLFFLENKSYQEISDQTGMTLNEVKSHLQNGKRNLRIRMEKT from the coding sequence TTGTCAAAGAAACCCATAGTTCCCGATAACGAACTGATCGAGATGTATCGGAATTCGCACGATGTAAAGTACATCGGCGAATTGTTCATGCGATACCATCATCTCATTTCAGTCATTTGCCTCAAGCATCTGAAGAATCAGGATGACGCTCAGGATACGACCATGGACATTTTTGAGGTGCTCACGCACGATCTGAAAAAGCACCAGGTAAAACAGTTCAAGGCGTGGATCATGACGGTTACAAAGAACCTGTGTTACAAGCGACTCAGGAAGAGCGCCCACCTGACCGTTGACGAAAACATGCTAAAAGATGAGGGGGCATTTATGGAAATGGAGGCCGGTGCATCCCTTAATGAAATAAAGGAGACGCAACTCGTAAGGATGGAACAATACCTGGAAGAGATTCCGGCCGATCAATCCCAATGCCTGAAGCTATTTTTCCTTGAAAACAAAAGCTACCAGGAAATCTCGGATCAAACAGGAATGACACTGAACGAAGTCAAAAGTCATCTGCAAAACGGAAAGCGCAATTTGCGGATACGGATGGAAAAAACATGA
- a CDS encoding type IX secretion system membrane protein PorP/SprF, whose translation MRIYIKGILLLMTVVVCAAICGSSVQAQDAHFSQFYANPIYLNPAFAGSSICPRVHLNYRNQWGAISGDFVTYSASYDQFVQVLQGGVGLRFLHDRAGQATYSVTQVGFDYAYHQRIANRWTLNFGVEVQYHQRKLDWSKLLFGDQIDNKKGFILPTQEQEPVTTKGVVDFSSGLLVHNKHAFFGVAVNHLTEPDESIIKPESPLPMKFTAHAGLNFYQSHSTDVMLSPNVLYQQQGDFKELNVGVYTSKGPLVAGLWTRLLERDAVILVLGIKGDMVRVGYSYDVTISKLSPITGGSHEFSMAFQFDCKPKKPKLRPIFCPSF comes from the coding sequence ATGAGAATCTATATAAAAGGAATCCTGCTGTTGATGACCGTTGTCGTATGCGCTGCCATTTGTGGGTCGAGCGTACAGGCGCAGGATGCACATTTTTCCCAGTTCTATGCCAATCCGATTTATCTTAATCCTGCCTTTGCCGGATCATCCATCTGCCCGAGGGTGCACTTGAATTACCGCAATCAGTGGGGTGCTATTTCAGGTGATTTTGTAACCTATTCGGCTTCCTACGACCAATTTGTACAAGTTTTGCAAGGAGGTGTTGGGCTGCGTTTTTTGCATGATAGGGCAGGGCAGGCAACCTATTCGGTTACCCAGGTTGGTTTCGATTATGCCTACCACCAGCGGATTGCCAATCGTTGGACATTGAACTTCGGTGTGGAAGTACAGTATCACCAGCGAAAACTTGATTGGAGCAAACTGCTTTTCGGCGATCAGATCGACAACAAAAAAGGTTTTATCCTTCCAACCCAGGAACAGGAACCCGTGACCACCAAAGGTGTGGTTGATTTCTCTTCTGGTTTGCTGGTGCACAACAAGCACGCGTTTTTTGGGGTGGCGGTGAACCACCTCACCGAGCCGGATGAATCCATCATTAAACCGGAAAGCCCGTTGCCCATGAAATTCACCGCGCATGCCGGACTTAATTTCTATCAGTCTCATTCAACGGATGTGATGTTGTCGCCGAATGTGCTGTACCAGCAACAGGGTGATTTCAAGGAACTGAATGTGGGTGTGTATACCAGCAAGGGGCCCCTGGTTGCCGGTTTGTGGACGCGCCTGCTCGAGCGGGATGCGGTGATCCTGGTGCTGGGAATCAAAGGAGATATGGTGCGGGTGGGGTATTCCTATGATGTTACCATCAGTAAGCTCAGTCCGATTACCGGTGGTTCACATGAATTCTCCATGGCCTTTCAGTTCGATTGCAAACCCAAAAAGCCTAAGTTGAGGCCGATTTTTTGCCCGAGTTTCTAA
- a CDS encoding YjbQ family protein, translated as MLNRNRSIPLVLSPRKRGLHLITHDIEQAIETFPETGLLHVFIRHTSAGLTLNENADPTARHDLQKYLDRLVPEDDPAYVHTLEGSDDMPAHIKSTLVGNDITIPVMQGRLALGTWQGIYLCEFRNHAPSRSLMLTLLSW; from the coding sequence ATGTTGAACCGGAACCGTTCCATACCCCTGGTATTGTCTCCCAGAAAAAGAGGATTACACCTGATCACCCACGACATCGAACAGGCCATAGAAACTTTCCCCGAAACCGGTTTGTTGCATGTATTCATCCGACACACATCCGCCGGACTCACCCTGAATGAGAATGCCGATCCTACAGCCAGACACGACTTGCAAAAGTACCTGGACCGGCTTGTACCGGAGGATGATCCGGCCTATGTTCATACCCTGGAAGGATCGGATGACATGCCGGCCCACATCAAGTCAACACTTGTTGGAAACGATATAACCATTCCAGTGATGCAGGGACGATTGGCTCTTGGAACGTGGCAGGGCATCTACCTGTGCGAATTCCGCAACCATGCACCATCACGTTCGCTGATGCTAACCTTGCTCTCATGGTAA
- the dacB gene encoding D-alanyl-D-alanine carboxypeptidase/D-alanyl-D-alanine-endopeptidase → MRPNFIRKLVILGALTGLAILLVTVLFFGDHEVRDPQRAEPEIAPPSTLLTITPFEPDSLTASSLHDYLDRMADMPELRHASWGFFAIPVFSDTVVAAHNANMSLIPASVMKVVTTGVALDLLGPDARFETLLQYEGTLDTARRVLFGNIVIRGGGDPSLGSEVFGTTRRDSIIRKWVRAIRAAGIDTVYGSVIGDARAYEYDMIPAGWAWEDMQSGYCAGASGLSFNENVYNIQVEVQKDTFRMVPDMVIPDFSLVSNLKTGKDAPGNAIWVSGSPYMNKCFVQGYVSPDSTKFGVKCQVPDPAYLCAYTLYGALKRKGVYVRDSANTMRRLNRIGSQQPERKTLLKISSPPLLDLITYTNTVSQNFYAESILKKVALEKTGFGSTVPGADIIRSYWQRKGLDVRGFYQVDGSGLSRFDIISPSQLARMLQAYGRDTTLFNEIYGTLPVAGRTGTLRGLCFGTRAEANVHAKSGYMSRVRSYAGYVHTRSGRLLAFAMMANNFECTPLMMRHHFEKLMALMAEME, encoded by the coding sequence ATGAGACCTAATTTCATCAGAAAGCTTGTCATCCTGGGGGCCTTAACCGGCCTGGCCATCCTACTGGTAACGGTGTTGTTTTTTGGTGATCATGAGGTCAGGGACCCACAACGTGCGGAGCCGGAAATCGCACCCCCAAGCACGCTTCTTACCATCACTCCGTTTGAGCCTGATTCACTTACGGCTTCGTCCTTGCATGACTACCTTGATCGGATGGCTGACATGCCGGAGCTGAGACATGCTTCATGGGGGTTCTTTGCCATTCCGGTTTTCAGTGATACCGTGGTGGCTGCGCACAACGCCAATATGAGCCTGATACCGGCATCGGTGATGAAGGTGGTAACCACCGGTGTGGCATTGGATCTGTTAGGCCCTGATGCGCGATTTGAGACTTTGCTGCAATACGAGGGAACCCTGGATACCGCTCGTCGGGTGCTGTTCGGTAACATCGTTATCAGGGGCGGGGGAGATCCGTCTTTGGGGTCGGAAGTGTTCGGTACCACACGGCGCGATAGCATCATCAGGAAATGGGTGCGGGCCATCCGGGCAGCCGGGATCGATACGGTGTATGGTTCGGTTATCGGTGATGCGCGCGCCTATGAATATGACATGATACCCGCGGGGTGGGCCTGGGAAGATATGCAAAGCGGATACTGTGCGGGTGCCAGTGGTTTGTCTTTCAACGAGAATGTTTACAACATCCAGGTGGAGGTTCAGAAAGATACTTTCCGCATGGTGCCTGATATGGTCATTCCGGATTTCAGCCTGGTCAGCAACCTGAAAACAGGCAAAGATGCTCCAGGAAATGCCATCTGGGTGTCAGGTTCTCCGTATATGAACAAGTGTTTCGTGCAGGGCTATGTGTCTCCTGACTCCACGAAGTTCGGCGTTAAGTGTCAGGTTCCTGATCCTGCTTACCTGTGTGCATATACGTTGTATGGTGCCCTCAAGCGGAAGGGCGTGTATGTGCGGGATTCTGCCAATACCATGCGACGCCTGAACCGCATAGGAAGTCAGCAGCCGGAGCGGAAGACCCTACTTAAGATATCATCCCCGCCGCTGCTGGATCTGATTACCTATACCAATACGGTCAGCCAGAACTTCTATGCCGAGTCCATTCTTAAGAAAGTGGCATTGGAGAAAACCGGTTTTGGTAGCACTGTTCCCGGGGCAGATATCATCAGAAGTTACTGGCAGAGGAAAGGATTGGATGTGCGCGGATTTTACCAGGTGGATGGAAGCGGACTCTCCCGTTTCGACATCATCAGCCCGAGTCAACTGGCTCGAATGCTTCAGGCATATGGCCGTGACACCACTTTGTTCAATGAGATCTACGGTACCCTGCCTGTTGCAGGTCGAACCGGTACATTGCGCGGTTTATGCTTCGGTACCCGTGCGGAGGCAAATGTGCATGCCAAAAGCGGATACATGAGTCGCGTGAGGAGTTATGCAGGATATGTACACACCCGTTCAGGCCGCTTGCTGGCCTTTGCCATGATGGCGAACAACTTCGAGTGTACACCGCTGATGATGCGGCATCATTTCGAAAAGTTGATGGCGCTGATGGCGGAGATGGAGTGA
- a CDS encoding M3 family oligoendopeptidase, which produces MSKPKPSDASSDHELRPTDPSTLKRNYLPKTFRITSWEDLEQHFHELLNREIHSLSDLKQWILDRSEVDAAATEEFARRYINTTRDTRRKDFLESFQFFAETITPKLSNVGNELNLKMLASPFLTDLENGDLHVYIRSVRNETELFRDENVPLFTQIELADQEYNTLIGAMTIEHEGKTLTMPQAAKVLKSDDRTLRETIYRKIAARRIQDRDKLDDIFDRMLGLRQAIARNAGFDNYRDYAFRAKERFDYTPQDCLDFHAAIRQEIVPVIATFNEQRRQALGIDTLRPWDTEVDEDGKAPLQPFTDEADLIQRSINCFNKLDPYFGNCLSEMKSRGFLDLESRVGKGAGGYNYPLVETGIPFIFMNCSGTMRDVVVLMHEGGHAIHSFLTADIHPYYCRQTPHEVAELASMTMELFSMAHMQETFDLSDADYNRALTEKLKDAIELFPWVAAVDAFQHWLYTHEGHTREERRNAWKQLMNEFGSTATGIDWSGLEENLDHLWHKQGHIFSVPFYYIEYAIAQLGALAMWKNFRTDRQASLNAYKNALKLGATKDIREVYETAGISFSFSKAHMEDVISFARQHIPDEVQS; this is translated from the coding sequence ATGTCGAAACCGAAGCCGTCGGATGCATCGTCCGACCACGAACTACGACCCACAGACCCATCTACACTCAAAAGGAATTATCTCCCGAAAACTTTCCGGATCACATCATGGGAAGACCTGGAGCAACATTTCCATGAACTTCTCAACAGGGAAATTCACTCATTATCGGACCTGAAACAATGGATTCTTGACCGGAGTGAAGTGGATGCAGCCGCCACGGAAGAATTTGCTCGCCGTTACATCAACACCACACGCGATACACGAAGGAAAGATTTTCTTGAGTCCTTCCAGTTTTTTGCTGAAACCATCACGCCCAAGCTTTCCAATGTAGGCAACGAACTGAACCTGAAAATGCTTGCCTCCCCATTCCTTACGGATCTGGAAAACGGAGACCTGCATGTATACATACGTTCGGTGCGCAACGAAACCGAGCTCTTCCGGGATGAAAATGTACCCCTCTTCACCCAGATAGAACTTGCCGACCAGGAATACAACACCTTGATCGGTGCCATGACCATCGAACATGAGGGCAAAACACTGACCATGCCTCAAGCCGCGAAGGTGCTGAAAAGTGACGACCGGACATTGCGTGAGACCATCTATCGGAAAATTGCAGCAAGAAGGATTCAGGATCGAGACAAGCTGGACGATATATTCGATCGCATGCTGGGTCTGAGACAGGCAATCGCCCGGAACGCAGGTTTTGACAATTACCGGGATTATGCTTTCCGCGCCAAAGAACGATTTGATTACACCCCGCAGGATTGTCTTGATTTTCATGCTGCCATCCGCCAGGAGATCGTACCGGTGATCGCAACATTCAATGAACAACGTCGGCAAGCCCTGGGCATCGACACACTACGCCCCTGGGATACCGAGGTGGATGAAGACGGAAAAGCACCCCTGCAACCTTTCACCGATGAAGCCGACCTGATTCAAAGAAGCATCAACTGTTTCAACAAGCTGGATCCGTACTTCGGCAACTGCCTGAGTGAAATGAAGAGCCGTGGTTTCCTCGACCTGGAATCGCGGGTTGGCAAAGGCGCAGGTGGGTACAACTACCCGCTTGTAGAAACCGGCATCCCGTTTATTTTCATGAACTGTTCAGGTACCATGAGAGATGTGGTGGTGCTGATGCATGAAGGCGGACACGCCATTCACTCGTTCCTCACTGCCGATATTCACCCCTACTACTGCAGACAAACACCTCATGAGGTGGCGGAACTGGCTTCCATGACCATGGAATTGTTCTCCATGGCACACATGCAGGAAACCTTTGACCTAAGCGATGCGGATTATAACCGTGCACTGACGGAAAAACTGAAAGATGCCATCGAGTTGTTTCCCTGGGTAGCTGCAGTGGATGCATTCCAGCACTGGCTATACACCCATGAAGGTCATACGCGTGAAGAAAGACGCAATGCCTGGAAGCAATTGATGAATGAATTCGGCTCCACGGCAACCGGTATCGACTGGTCAGGGTTGGAGGAAAACCTGGACCATCTCTGGCACAAACAAGGTCACATTTTCTCGGTTCCCTTCTATTACATCGAGTATGCAATTGCACAACTGGGCGCACTCGCCATGTGGAAGAACTTCCGAACCGACAGGCAGGCCAGCCTCAACGCATACAAAAATGCACTGAAGCTGGGAGCAACAAAAGATATTCGGGAAGTTTATGAAACGGCCGGCATTTCCTTCAGTTTCTCAAAGGCACACATGGAAGATGTGATCTCGTTTGCCCGGCAACACATCCCGGACGAGGTGCAGTCGTAG
- a CDS encoding DUF5606 domain-containing protein, producing the protein MDLSEIISITGQNGLFKVVARHKNRMIVESLVDGKRLPAYAHQRITTLEDISIYTTEEDISLKDVFSKIKEKENGGACPESKSDADTLKSYFAGVLPNYDKERVYISDIKKVVGWYNILRTTDLLEEKPEEDKEKEGEEKKPAKATKAAKKPAATQDKPKKAAPASKASSTKKAAPKKASAPKTKGSKEK; encoded by the coding sequence ATGGATTTATCGGAAATTATTTCAATCACAGGACAGAACGGACTTTTCAAGGTAGTAGCCCGTCACAAAAACCGCATGATCGTGGAATCCCTGGTAGACGGGAAGCGCTTGCCTGCGTACGCGCACCAACGCATCACCACACTGGAAGACATCAGTATATATACAACGGAGGAGGACATTTCCCTGAAGGATGTTTTCTCCAAGATCAAGGAAAAAGAAAACGGCGGCGCCTGTCCGGAAAGTAAATCCGACGCCGACACATTGAAATCATACTTTGCCGGTGTACTTCCCAATTACGACAAGGAAAGGGTGTACATCTCCGATATCAAGAAAGTGGTAGGCTGGTATAACATACTTCGCACCACCGACCTGCTGGAAGAAAAACCGGAAGAAGACAAGGAAAAAGAAGGAGAAGAAAAGAAACCGGCCAAAGCAACAAAAGCTGCAAAAAAGCCTGCCGCTACACAAGACAAACCTAAAAAAGCAGCTCCTGCATCCAAAGCGTCCTCCACCAAAAAAGCTGCACCCAAAAAGGCCTCCGCCCCAAAAACAAAAGGAAGTAAGGAAAAATAA
- a CDS encoding S8 family peptidase, protein MTRSAVHLLLFIGLAPVSLFAGNGVSAPSESVPSPHAPYVMPAGFVSGVDYNANTVIIKLKPEYQTLFATADHLPVPFKQLMNQIGTRSFAKKFPHKSPLTTRKNALGQQLVDLSLVYELTYSAELPVEKVVNRILQMGFAEYAEPHLIPHLDYTPNDGLLSNQTYLNSMHVPEGWDIDKGDTSVVIGITDTGTDTDHPDLMNNIAYNTADPINGTDDDNDGYVDNYRGWDVGMNDNDPQWEALTHGVAVSGLAAASTDNSEGIASPAFKCRFLPVKIADNTGSLVGAYEGIVYAADHGCQIINCSWGSSGYSAYNEDIVNYAAINKNALVVAAAGNTNKDEAHYPGSYKNALNVAGYNNDGRKGSYSTYGYTVDIGAPGTSSYSTIDGGAYGSIGNGTSYASPLTAGCAAVVKSHFPSYTGLQVGERLRITADLVDTVTGNATYTEKLGAGMVNLYRALTDPDAPSVVMSDENIDDHGDNIFVVDDTLWISATFTNYLAPTSNLTATLSSPSSYVTITDNQTLLGALGTLASTDNSGDPWTVVIDSGTPQNTVITFVVDITDGSYSSKAYFKLTVNVDYINVTINEVKTTVTSKGRTGYNLPNQVEGLGFVYKDSSLMYEGGLMLGISSGPEVSDNMRGATAGNTDEDFASVIPVYQVIPSLKSDFDLAGEFNDAPASVPLNAHVKHKSFAWTEAGHTKYIILQYTIINEGSTAWSDLHAGIFSDWDIMDYSQNRVATDAAHKLGYAYSTQASGIYAGIRLLTGGPFLHYAIDNDGTGGGVNIYDGFPSSEKYTTLSTNRDTAGMRDIASVVSSGPFNVAPNDSVVVAFALIAGDDLTDIITSSDHAQDKYDWLVGLPTQNPWSLQFGDIFPNPGKDQIGIRFELETATTLSFEVYSVSGQKITKTKPVKYAAGAHQETLSVAQLAAGTYVLAVRNDKMVSSRSFILRK, encoded by the coding sequence ATGACACGCAGCGCGGTTCACTTGCTCCTTTTCATTGGTCTCGCACCGGTTTCCCTGTTTGCCGGCAATGGTGTTTCCGCACCATCCGAATCCGTTCCTTCCCCACATGCACCTTACGTGATGCCTGCGGGCTTTGTCTCCGGGGTCGACTACAACGCGAACACGGTGATCATCAAACTCAAACCCGAATACCAAACTTTGTTTGCAACTGCTGATCATTTGCCTGTTCCGTTCAAGCAATTGATGAATCAGATCGGCACCAGGTCCTTCGCAAAAAAATTCCCTCACAAATCACCTCTTACCACCCGGAAAAATGCACTGGGGCAGCAACTGGTGGACCTGTCGCTTGTCTATGAGCTCACCTACTCCGCCGAACTGCCGGTGGAAAAAGTGGTGAACCGGATCCTGCAAATGGGCTTCGCCGAATACGCCGAACCCCACCTCATCCCCCACCTGGATTATACTCCCAATGACGGCCTGCTGAGCAACCAGACTTACCTCAACAGCATGCATGTACCGGAAGGATGGGACATCGACAAAGGTGACACCAGCGTGGTGATCGGAATCACCGATACCGGCACCGATACCGATCATCCCGACCTGATGAACAACATCGCTTACAATACCGCCGATCCGATCAATGGCACGGATGACGACAACGACGGCTATGTAGACAACTACCGGGGATGGGACGTGGGCATGAATGACAATGACCCTCAGTGGGAAGCACTGACACACGGAGTGGCCGTATCCGGACTTGCAGCTGCGTCCACAGACAACAGCGAAGGAATCGCATCACCCGCTTTTAAATGTCGCTTCCTACCGGTGAAGATCGCCGACAACACCGGAAGTCTTGTAGGTGCGTACGAAGGAATCGTATATGCCGCCGATCATGGTTGCCAGATCATCAACTGCTCCTGGGGAAGTTCCGGTTACAGTGCATACAATGAAGACATCGTAAACTATGCCGCCATCAACAAAAATGCCCTTGTGGTAGCCGCAGCTGGCAACACAAACAAAGACGAGGCCCATTATCCCGGATCATACAAGAATGCCCTCAACGTGGCGGGATACAACAATGACGGGCGCAAAGGCAGCTACTCCACCTATGGCTATACGGTGGATATCGGCGCACCCGGAACCAGTTCCTATTCCACCATTGATGGCGGGGCATACGGATCGATCGGGAACGGCACTTCATACGCAAGTCCGCTTACCGCCGGATGTGCTGCCGTGGTAAAATCACACTTCCCATCCTACACCGGCCTCCAGGTAGGAGAACGCCTTCGCATCACCGCCGACCTGGTAGACACCGTAACAGGAAACGCGACCTATACAGAGAAGCTGGGAGCCGGCATGGTGAACCTCTACCGCGCACTGACCGACCCGGATGCACCCTCGGTGGTGATGAGTGACGAGAACATCGATGACCACGGAGACAACATTTTTGTGGTGGATGATACATTGTGGATATCCGCCACATTCACCAACTACCTCGCCCCTACTTCCAACCTCACCGCCACACTCTCAAGCCCATCAAGCTATGTGACCATTACTGACAACCAAACCTTGCTGGGCGCGCTTGGCACGTTGGCATCCACCGACAACAGCGGCGACCCGTGGACCGTTGTGATCGATTCCGGAACACCTCAAAACACGGTGATCACCTTCGTGGTTGATATCACCGATGGCAGCTACAGTTCAAAAGCTTATTTCAAGCTTACGGTAAACGTAGACTACATCAACGTTACCATCAATGAAGTCAAAACCACGGTTACCAGCAAAGGCAGAACCGGGTACAACCTTCCCAACCAGGTGGAAGGACTCGGGTTTGTTTACAAAGACAGTTCCCTGATGTACGAGGGTGGATTGATGCTGGGCATTTCCAGCGGACCGGAAGTCTCTGACAACATGCGGGGCGCAACGGCCGGAAATACCGATGAGGACTTTGCTTCAGTGATACCTGTATACCAGGTGATCCCCTCCCTGAAATCGGATTTCGACCTGGCGGGTGAATTCAACGATGCACCGGCAAGCGTACCCCTGAATGCCCACGTCAAACACAAGTCGTTCGCATGGACGGAAGCCGGGCACACCAAATACATCATCCTCCAGTACACCATTATTAATGAAGGAAGCACCGCATGGAGTGATCTTCATGCCGGTATATTTTCCGACTGGGACATCATGGATTACAGTCAGAATCGCGTAGCTACCGATGCGGCTCACAAACTGGGATACGCATATAGCACACAGGCATCCGGTATTTACGCAGGCATCCGACTGCTGACCGGAGGGCCCTTTCTGCACTATGCCATTGACAACGACGGAACCGGGGGAGGCGTGAACATCTACGATGGATTTCCATCTTCCGAAAAATACACCACATTATCAACCAACCGTGACACTGCAGGCATGCGAGACATTGCTTCGGTGGTATCGAGCGGGCCTTTTAATGTGGCCCCCAATGATTCGGTGGTGGTTGCTTTCGCATTGATCGCAGGCGATGACCTGACAGACATCATTACCAGCAGCGACCATGCACAAGACAAATACGACTGGCTGGTGGGCCTGCCTACACAAAACCCATGGTCACTGCAGTTCGGCGACATCTTCCCGAACCCCGGCAAGGATCAGATCGGTATTCGCTTCGAACTGGAAACCGCCACCACGCTGTCGTTTGAAGTGTATTCCGTATCCGGCCAGAAAATCACGAAAACCAAACCCGTGAAATATGCAGCCGGTGCACACCAGGAAACGCTTTCCGTGGCACAACTGGCAGCAGGCACTTACGTACTGGCGGTGCGAAACGACAAGATGGTATCGAGCCGATCGTTCATCCTACGGAAATAG